The Vicia villosa cultivar HV-30 ecotype Madison, WI linkage group LG1, Vvil1.0, whole genome shotgun sequence genome includes a region encoding these proteins:
- the LOC131630210 gene encoding uncharacterized protein LOC131630210 translates to MSRAPILIKDLVQGNQVWKMHIRVVDMWIVTEKAGYQHLELVIQDGTGDQIHVTTSRWDFKDWIEQIIEHATYYLYNGDPVVNDGPYKVCLNPLKLLFNGGTTLTKVDIPDIPPHKFNFHAIENFLNGHFKPDMLYDVIGVLQDVVKTQMGGGGKKSCTNITLRDVGGNAIEVALWGDFSKQFMDYTTIGKNVGPTIIILTHAWCKPNPVYGLPSLSNAWNGSKLLINLDHPQVETFKTSFGAADLSNASNLSLSLTCDSSIQSTNQNWTSRNEVRTIRDIFVGGKDCFATTIGTTKRFKASRFGWFFECCPGCRTSIKSVGGKVECHCGVKDVEPITKFKIEVEVEYDGFDGTFVFWDKDCVPYTKLSAKELRQLMIANGEDNPKIWPTQVDILLNKEMAFRVKFQSSYKQFSIVTILNEDNVYNKLKIYLTPDEHTSSAPVLEVSNSDPNDNPTEPIMTLSAEASISPQPSSAANHAWSPSASSSSTPAKRGAITTSVNEMIEAEDLTPKQSATKAKPGRKIKHIKKE, encoded by the exons ATGTCTAGGGCGCCTATTCTCATTAAGGACCTGGTCCAAGGGAACCAAGTTTGGAAAATGCACATCAGGGTCGTTGACATGTGGATTGTTACAGAAAAAGCTGGGTATCAACACCTAGAGTTGGTTATACAAGATGGAACG GGTGACCAAATACATGTGACAACTAGCCGTTGGGATTTTAAGGATTGGATAGAGCAGATCATAGAGCATGCAACATATTATCTGTATAATGGGGATCCTGTGGTTAATGATGGCCCTTATAAAGTGTGTTTGAACCCTCTCAAGCTTCTCTTTAATGGAGGAACTACTCTCACCAAGGTGGACATACCGGACATCCCACCGCACAAATTCAACTTCCATGCCATTGAAAACTTTCTCAATGGACATTTCAAGCCTGACATGCTCTATG ATGTTATTGGTGTCTTGCAAGATGTTGTGAAGACACAAATGGGAGGTGGCGGTAAGAAGTCTTGTACCAATATCACCTTACGTGACGTTGGAGGAAATGCCATTGAGGTTGCTTTATGGGGTGATTTTAGCAAACAATTCATGGACTACACTACTATTGGCAAAAATGTTGGTCCCACAATTATCATTTTGACTCATGCTTGGTGTAAGCCAAATCCAG TATATGGATTACCAAGTCTATCTAATGCTTGGAATGGCTCGAAACTGCTGATTAACTTAGACCATCCACAAGTGGAAACCTTCAAAACCAG TTTTGGAGCAGCTGATTTGTCAAATGCATCCAATCTTTCTCTATCACTAACCTGTGATTCATCCATTCAATCCACAAACCAGAATTGGACTAGCCGTAATGAGGTCCGGACTATCCGTGACATTTTTGTAGGAGGAAAg GATTGTTTTGCAACTACTATTGGAACTACCAAACGATTCAAGGCTTCAAGGTTTGGATGGTTTTTTGAGTGTTGTCCAGGATGTAGGACTTCTATCAAGTCGGTTGGAGGGAAAGTTGAGTGTCACTGTGGAGTTAAAGATGTTGAACCAATTACTAA GTTCAAAATAGAAGTTGAAGTTGAATATGATGGCTTTGATGGAACCTTTGTCTTTTGGGATAAGGATTGTGTCCCATATACTAAACTGTCTGCTAAAGAGTTAAGGCAACTCATGATAGCG AATGGAGAAGACAACCCAAAAATATGGCCGACTCAAGTTGACATTTTGTTGAATAAGGAAATGGCGTTCCGTGTCAAATTTCAATCATCTTACAAACAATTTTCAATTGTGACAATACTTAATGAGGATAATGTTTACAACAAACTTAAGATCTACCTTACCCCGGATGAG CATACCTCAAGTGCTCCTGTTTTGGAGGTCTCCAATTCTGATCCAAATGATAATCCAACTGAACCTATT ATGACACTTTCTGCTGAAGCTTCGATATCTCCTCAACCTTCGTCTGCTGCAAACCATGCTTGGAGTCCTTCTGCAAGCTCCAGTAGCACACCGGCCAAGAGGGGAGCTATAACAACATCAGTTAATGAGATGATTGAGGCTGAAGATCTCACTCCTAAACAATCTGCTACTAAGGCTAAGCCTGGAAGAAAGATCAAGCATATCAAGAAGGAGTAA